The Apium graveolens cultivar Ventura chromosome 6, ASM990537v1, whole genome shotgun sequence genome contains a region encoding:
- the LOC141667160 gene encoding glutamate--tRNA ligase, chloroplastic/mitochondrial-like: MQATSAQMATLLERMPWTRFRCGITGVASLLFRPSLPMSPPSVHCHNNKIICLMPAINKRCLSIVSASTSFVKKNDNVVRVRFAPSPTGNLHVGGARTALFNYIFARSKGGKFVLRIEDTDLERSTKESEKAVLQDLSWLGLHWDEGPDIGGDYGPYRQSERNALYKQYAEKLLDSGHAYRCFCSSEELEKMKEIAKLKQLPPVYSGKWASATDEEVQEEMGKGTPFTYRFRVPKEGILKINDLIRGEVSWNLDTLGDFVIMRSNGQPVYNFCVTVDDVTMAISHVIRAEEHLPNTLRQALIYKALGFRMPYFAHVSLILAPDKSKLSKRHGATSVSQFKEMGYLPQAMVNYLALLGWGDGTENEFYTLQELVEKFTIERVNKGGAVFDSTKFRWMNGQYLRLLPPEELTKLLGHHWKSTGILMESEGLFVEEAVDLLKDSVDLITDSENALSNFLSYPLYETLSSSEAKPVLEDRLSEFADSLLAAYDAGELFDALDEGKPGWQKWVKSFGKSVKRKGKSLFMPLRVLLTGKLHGPDIGASVVLLHIVGNGEIIASQEGFVTLEERIKLLRGVDWESFNNQTVLESATVSQ; encoded by the exons ATGCAAGCAACAAGTGCCCAAATGGCTACTTTGTTGGAGAGAATGCCGTGGACGAGGTTTAGGTGCGGAATTACAGGGGTGGCTTCGCTCCTTTTCCGTCCGTCATTGCCAATGTCACCACCATCGGTGCATTGTCATAACAACAAAATCATATGCCTTATGCCTGCAATTAATAAAAGATGTCTGTCAATAGTATCTGCTTCCACATCTTTCGTCAAAAAAAATGACAATGTGGTTCGCGTTCGATTTGCTCCTTCTCCTACCGGCAATCTCCATGTCGGAGGTGCCAGAACTGCTCTCTTCAATTATATATTTGCTAG GTCCAAAGGTGGAAAATTTGTTCTCCGAATAGAGGACACAGACTTGGAAAGATCGACCAAGGAATCTGAAAAAGCTGTGTTGCAAGATCTTTCTTGGCTTGGACTCCATTGGGATGAAG GCCCTGACATTGGTGGTGATTATGGTCCATATCGGCAATCTGAAAGAAATGCACTTTACAAGCAATATGCAGAGAAGCTTCTAGATTCTGGTCATGCTTATCGCTGCTTTTGTTCTAGTGAG GAGCTAGAGAAAATGAAGGAGATTGCCAAGTTAAAGCAGCTGCCTCCAGTATACAGCGGAAAGTGGGCTAGTGCCACTGATGAAGAAGTACAAGAAGAAATGGGAAAGGGAACCCCATTCACATATAGATTCCGTGTGCCCAAGGAAGGGATTCTGAAAATTAATGATCTTATCCGAGGGGAA GTTAGCTGGAACTTGGATACACTAGGAGATTTTGTCATAATGAGAAGCAATGGTCAACCTGTTTACAATTTTTGTGTTACGGTGGATGATGTTACCATGGCTATCTCACATGTTATAAG AGCAGAAGAGCATTTACCAAATACTCTAAGGCAAGCGTTAATATACAAG GCACTTGGCTTTAGAATGCCTTACTTTGCACATGTTTCCCTTATTCTAGCCCCCGATAAGAGTAAACTATCAAAACGACACGGTGCGACTTCAGTCAGTCAG TTTAAGGAGATGGGATATCTACCTCAGGCAATGGTGAACTATCTAGCACTGTTGGGTTGGGGAGATGGCACTGAAAATGAATTTTATACCCTTCAGGAGTTAG TCGAAAAGTTCACTATTGAGCGTGTGAACAAAGGTGGAGCAGTTTTCGATTCAACCAAGTTTAG GTGGATGAATGGTCAATACTTGAGGTTACTTCCGCCAGAAGAGTTGACCAAGCTTCTCGGTCATCACTGGAAAAGCACTGGGATTCTTATGGAGTCGGAGGGGCTATTTGTCGAG GAGGCTGTTGACCTTTTAAAGGACTCGGTTGATTTGATAACAGATTCAGAGAATGCACTTTCAAATTTTCTTTCTTATCCTCTATACGAGACGCTTTCAAG CTCTGAAGCCAAACCTGTATTAGAAGATAGACTTTCAGAATTTGCAGATAGCTTATTGGCTGCCTATGATGCTGGCGAGCTCTTTGATGCACTAGACGAAGGAAAACCGGGATGGCAGAAATGGGTGAAAAGCTTTGGGAAATCAGTAAAGCGAAAG GGGAAATCTCTCTTTATGCCTCTCCGAGTTTTGCTGACAGGGAAGCTTCACGGCCCAGATATTGGAGCATCTGTGGTTTTGCTACACATTGTTGGAAACGGTGAGATTATAGCATCTCAAGAAGGCTTTGTGACGCTAGAAGAAAGGATCAAATTGCTGAGAGGAGTTGATTGGGAATCTTTTAACAATCAAACTGTCTTGGAGTCGGCCACCGTATCCCAATAA
- the LOC141667840 gene encoding uncharacterized protein LOC141667840 isoform X2, giving the protein MINGLAKSGHANMALWLFNCMEDNDCQPNKFTYSTVIHSLCKRGLVDEALKLHSKMEAKGIVPDIMTFTPIIKGLCISKKWEEASKVLKHMIDDINISPNVYTFNIFVDAYAKAGKLEDAKRIIQIMDESGKYPDIITYNSLLQAYCLQGQIEGGLAVLSTMALKKIIPDCYTYNILLHGLCQVGKPVEALTFFYKVRGQGSELDYVTYGTLLDGLCKIQYIDRALSFFKVMKCNGVIPDMYTYNIIISGCLRNKKYNEACGLIDEMLDHSFLADALTTSLLQNLLSLESQDPIILAMYQKCLQSGNHKEKHGVQISKIVNSHCPAQKSVSLNDLPYVEFSSLDRITSIKVEEAMPEVQVNLANIDSDANVGDTD; this is encoded by the exons ATGATTAACGGTTTAGCTAAAAGTGGTCATGCTAATATGGCGCTTTGGTTGTTTAATTGTATGGAGGATAATGATTGTCAGCCTAATAAGTTTACTTATTCGACGGTCATTCATTCGTTGTGCAAGCGCGGTCTTGTAGATGAGGCTTTGAAGCTTCATTCTAAGATGGAGGCAAAAGGCATAGTGCCGGATATTATGACTTTTACTCCAATAATTAAGGGTCTCTGTATCTCGAAGAAATGGGAAGAAGCTTCTAAAGTGTTAAAGCATATGattgatgatatcaacatttcTCCAAATGTGTATACTTTTAATATATTCGTTGATGCCTATGCCAAGGCTGGGAAGTTGGAGGATGCAAAGCGGATAATTCAGATCATGGATGAAAGTGGTAAATATCCTGATATAATAACGTACAATTCACTTCTACAAGCATATTGCTTACAAGGGCAAATCGAAGGAGGATTGGCTGTGCTAAGTACTATGGCGCTTAAGAAGATAATACCTGATTGTTACACATATAACATTTTGTTACATGGGCTTTGTCAGGTTGGTAAACCTGTAGAAGCACTAACCTTTTTTTACAAGGTTCGCGGTCAAGGCAGTGAGCTGGATTATGTGACATACGGAACTTTATTGGATGGCCTTTGCAAGATTCAGTATATTGATAGAGCACTATCTTTCTTTAAGGTGATGAAATGCAACGGTGTAATTCCTGATATGTACACTTACAATATCATCATCAGTGGATGTCTTCGGAATAAGAAGTATAACGAAGCATGCGGACTAATAGATGAAATGCTTGATCACAGCTTCTTAGCAGATGCGTTAACGACCTCCTTATTACAGAACCTACTCTCATTAGAATCACAGGATCCAATTATCCTTGCAATGTATCAGAAATGCTTGCAATCCG GTAATCACAAGGAAAAACATGGTGTACAGATCTCCAAAATTGTCAACAGTCATTGTCCAGCTCAAAAATCCGTGTCCTTAAATGATCTT CCCTATGTGGAATTTTCTAGCCTGGACAGAATCACATCTATAAAAGTCGAGGAAGCAATGCCAGAAGTGCAAGTGAATCTTGCTAATATTGATAGTGACGCTAATGTTGGTGACACTGACTAA
- the LOC141667840 gene encoding uncharacterized protein LOC141667840 isoform X1: MSRLVPFLRQLGTTNCNYLFSSSILHFHSTPPSFFSTPYPHVPLSDLQQQLLVYSKSGFNKLDDALNMFDEMLKTRPLLPIINFNQLLSALLKMKHYSVAVSLFSDICYLRIPLNVITFSVAINCCCYAHRLDYAFSLLGSIFKRGLVPDSFVYNILIRGLLSQGKSDEAEALFKKIILFKEIEPDVVTFTTMINGLAKSGHANMALWLFNCMEDNDCQPNKFTYSTVIHSLCKRGLVDEALKLHSKMEAKGIVPDIMTFTPIIKGLCISKKWEEASKVLKHMIDDINISPNVYTFNIFVDAYAKAGKLEDAKRIIQIMDESGKYPDIITYNSLLQAYCLQGQIEGGLAVLSTMALKKIIPDCYTYNILLHGLCQVGKPVEALTFFYKVRGQGSELDYVTYGTLLDGLCKIQYIDRALSFFKVMKCNGVIPDMYTYNIIISGCLRNKKYNEACGLIDEMLDHSFLADALTTSLLQNLLSLESQDPIILAMYQKCLQSGNHKEKHGVQISKIVNSHCPAQKSVSLNDLPYVEFSSLDRITSIKVEEAMPEVQVNLANIDSDANVGDTD; this comes from the exons ATGTCAAGATTAGTCCCATTTCTACGACAACTAGGTACTACTAATTGTAACTACTTATTCTCCTCTTCAATTCTTCATTTTCATTCTACTCCACCTTCGTTTTTCTCAACCCCTTATCCCCACGTTCCTTTATCAGATTTACAACAACAATTACTCGTTTATTCTAAGTCCGGTTTTAACAAACTCGATGACGCGCTTAACATGTTTGATGAAATGCTTAAAACACGCCCGCTCCTTCCTATTATCAACTTTAATCAGCTCTTATCAGCTCTCCTTAAAATGAAACATTATTCGGTTGCTGTTTCTCTCTTTTCGGATATATGTTACTTGCGCATTCCTCTTAATGTTATTACTTTTTCCGTTGCCATTAATTGTTGTTGTTATGCTCATCGTCTCGATTATGCTTTTTCGTTGCTTGGTTCTATTTTCAAACGCGGGTTGGTCCCGGATTCGTTTGTGTATAATATTCTTATTAGGGGGTTGCTTTCGCAAGGGAAGTCGGACGAGGCGGAGGCTTTGTTTAAAAAGATTATTTTGTTTAAGGAAATTGAGCCGGATGTGGTTACTTTTACTACCATGATTAACGGTTTAGCTAAAAGTGGTCATGCTAATATGGCGCTTTGGTTGTTTAATTGTATGGAGGATAATGATTGTCAGCCTAATAAGTTTACTTATTCGACGGTCATTCATTCGTTGTGCAAGCGCGGTCTTGTAGATGAGGCTTTGAAGCTTCATTCTAAGATGGAGGCAAAAGGCATAGTGCCGGATATTATGACTTTTACTCCAATAATTAAGGGTCTCTGTATCTCGAAGAAATGGGAAGAAGCTTCTAAAGTGTTAAAGCATATGattgatgatatcaacatttcTCCAAATGTGTATACTTTTAATATATTCGTTGATGCCTATGCCAAGGCTGGGAAGTTGGAGGATGCAAAGCGGATAATTCAGATCATGGATGAAAGTGGTAAATATCCTGATATAATAACGTACAATTCACTTCTACAAGCATATTGCTTACAAGGGCAAATCGAAGGAGGATTGGCTGTGCTAAGTACTATGGCGCTTAAGAAGATAATACCTGATTGTTACACATATAACATTTTGTTACATGGGCTTTGTCAGGTTGGTAAACCTGTAGAAGCACTAACCTTTTTTTACAAGGTTCGCGGTCAAGGCAGTGAGCTGGATTATGTGACATACGGAACTTTATTGGATGGCCTTTGCAAGATTCAGTATATTGATAGAGCACTATCTTTCTTTAAGGTGATGAAATGCAACGGTGTAATTCCTGATATGTACACTTACAATATCATCATCAGTGGATGTCTTCGGAATAAGAAGTATAACGAAGCATGCGGACTAATAGATGAAATGCTTGATCACAGCTTCTTAGCAGATGCGTTAACGACCTCCTTATTACAGAACCTACTCTCATTAGAATCACAGGATCCAATTATCCTTGCAATGTATCAGAAATGCTTGCAATCCG GTAATCACAAGGAAAAACATGGTGTACAGATCTCCAAAATTGTCAACAGTCATTGTCCAGCTCAAAAATCCGTGTCCTTAAATGATCTT CCCTATGTGGAATTTTCTAGCCTGGACAGAATCACATCTATAAAAGTCGAGGAAGCAATGCCAGAAGTGCAAGTGAATCTTGCTAATATTGATAGTGACGCTAATGTTGGTGACACTGACTAA
- the LOC141667159 gene encoding cellulose synthase A catalytic subunit 1 [UDP-forming], with protein MEASNGLVAGSHNRNQLVRIRHDSDSGHKPLKNLNGKLCQICSDDVGLTATGDPFVACDECAFPVCRPCYEYERRDGNQSCPQCKTRYKRLKGCPRVDGDDDEDDVDDLENEFNYTQGSKQARGKWQGEDIELSSSSRHESHQPIPLLTNGQSVSGDIPSATPDTQSIRSTSGPLGPGDKHVHSLPYIDPRLPVPVRIVDPSKDLNSYGLGNVDWKERVEGWKLKQEKNIMQVTNRYAEGKGGDIEGTGSNGEELQMADDARQPMSRIVPISSAHLTPYRVVIILRLIILGFFLQYRVTHPVNDAYPLWLVSVICEIWFAVSWLLDQFPKWFPINRETYLDRLAIRYDREGEPSQLAPIDVFVSTVDPLKEPPLVTANTVLSILAVDYPVDKVSCYVSDDGSAMLTFESLSETAEFARKWVPFCRKHQIEPRAPEFYFAQKIDYLKDKIQPSFVKERRAMKREYEEFKVRINALVAKAQKMPEEGWTMQDGTPWPGNNPRDHPGMIQVFLGHSGGLDTDGNELPRLVYVSREKRPGFQHHKKAGAMNALIRVSAVLTNGAYLLNVDCDHYFNNSKALKEAMCFMMDPAYGKKTCYVQFPQRFDGIDLHDRYANRNIVFFDINLKGLDGIQGPVYVGTGCCFNRQALYGYDPVLTEADLEPNIIVKSCCGSRKKERHANKKYVDKKRAAKRTESTIPIFNMEDIEEGVEGYDDEKSLLMSQKNLEKRFGQSPVFIAATFMEQGGIPPTTNPATLLKEAIHVISCGYEDKSEWGKEIGWIYGSVTEDILTGFKMHARGWISVYCVPPRPAFKGSAPINLSDRLNQVLRWALGSIEILLSRHCPIWYGYNGKLRPLERLAYINTIIYPITSIPLIAYCILPAICLLTDKFIIPEISNFASMWFILLFMSIAATGILELRWSGVTIEDWWRNEQFWVIGGTSAHLFAVFQGLLKVLAGIDTNFTVTSKASDEDGDFAELYIFKWTALLIPPTTVLIFNLVGIVAGVSYAVNSGYQSWGPLFGKLFFAFWVIVHLYPFLKGLLGRQNRTPTIVIVWSILLASIFSLLWVRIDPFTSDPTKTSTNGQQCGIDC; from the exons AGCGATGATGTGGGGCTTACAGCCACAGGTGATCCATTTGTTGCCTGTGATGAGTGTGCTTTCCCAGTTTGCAGGCCTTGCTATGAGTACGAGAGGCGAGACGGAAATCAGTCTTGTCCTCAGTGCAAGACTAGATATAAACGGCTCAAAG GATGTCCTAGAGTTGATGGTGATGATGACGAGGATGATGTGGATGATCTGGAAAATGAGTTTAATTATACTCAAGGAAGCAAACAAGCAAGAGGCAAGTGGCAAGGAGAAGATATCGAGCTCTCTTCGTCATCTAGGCATGAATCTCATCAACCCATTCCCCTTCTCACCAACGGACAATCA GTCTCTGGTGATATTCCCAGTGCTACTCCAGACACCCAATCTATAAGGAGTACATCAGGTCCTTTGGGTCCTGGTGACAAACATGTTCATTCACTTCCATACATTGATCCAAGGCTTCCTG TTCCTGTTAGAATTGTGGACCCCTCGAAGGATTTGAATTCCTACGGGCTCGGAAATGTTGACTGGAAGGAAAGGGTAGAAGGCTGGAAATTGAAACAGGAGAAAAATATAATGCAGGTCACAAACAGATATGCTGAAGGCAAAGGGGGTGATATTGAAGGCACAGGATCAAATGGAGAAGAATTGCAAAT GGCTGATGATGCTCGCCAACCCATGAGCCGTATAGTGCCCATTTCTTCTGCACACCTTACCCCTTATCGTGTTGTAATCATACTGCGGCTAATTATTTTGGGGTTCTTCTTGCAATACCGTGTTACTCATCCAGTAAATGATGCCTATCCCTTGTGGCTTGTTTCTGTTATCTGTGAGATCTGGTTTGCTGTATCCTGGCTTctggatcagtttccaaaatgGTTTCCTATTAACCGTGAGACATACCTTGACAGGCTTGCAATAAG ATATGACAGGGAAGGAGAGCCTTCCCAACTGGCACCTATAGATGTATTTGTCAGTACAGTGGATCCTCTGAAAGAGCCTCCTCTAGTTACTGCTAACACAGTGTTGTCCATTCTTGCTGTTGATTACCCAGTAGACAAAGTCTCTTGTTATGTTTCAGATGATGGTTCAGCTATGTTAACCTTTGAGTCTTTATCCGAGACGGCAGAGTTTGCAAGGAAGTGGGTGCCTTTCTGCAGGAAGCACCAAATTGAGCCTAGAGCTCCTGAGTTTTATTTTGCTCAGAAGATAGACTACTTGAAAGACAAGATACAGCCTTCTTTTGTGAAAGAGCGAAGGGCAATGAAG AGAGAATACGAAGAGTTTAAAGTTCGAATCAATGCACTTGTTGCTAAGGCACAGAAAATGCCAGAAGAAGGTTGGACAATGCAAGATGGGACCCCATGGCCTGGTAACAACCCTAGAGATCATCCAGGAATGATCCAG GTTTTTTTGGGGCATAGTGGTGGCCTGGATACTGATGGCAATGAACTGCCGCGACTAGTTTATGTGTCTCGTGAGAAGCGTCCAGGATTCCAACATCATAAAAAAGCAGGAGCAATGAATGCCTTG ATTCGAGTTTCTGCTGTCCTCACAAATGGTGCATATCTTTTGAACGTGGATTGTGATCATTACTTCAATAACAGTAAAGCTCTTAAAGAGGCCATGTGTTTCATGATGGATCCAGCTTATGGAAAGAAAACCTGCTATGTACAATTTCCACAGCGGTTTGATGGGATTGATTTGCATGATCGATACGCTAATCGCAATATAGTGTTCTTTGAT ATTAACTTGAAAGGGCTGGATGGCATCCAAGGTCCAGTTTATGTGGGAACAGGATGTTGTTTCAATAGGCAAGCTCTGTATGGATATGATCCAGTTTTAACAGAGGCTGATCTGGAACCAAATATTATTGTAAAGAGCTGTTGCGGCTCGAGGAAGAAAGAAAGGCATGCAAACAAGAAGTATGTTGATAAGAAGAGGGCAGCAAAAAGAACTGAATCCACAATCCCTATCTTTAATATGGAGGACATTGAAGAGGGTGTTGAAG GATATGATGATGAGAAATCACTTCTTATGTCTCAAAAGAACTTGGAAAAAAGATTTGGTCAATCTCCGGTTTTCATTGCTGCCACCTTTATGGAGCAAGGGGGCATTCCGCCCACAACAAATCCTGCAACTCTACTGAAAGAAGCAATTCATGTTATTAGCTGTGGGTACGAGGACAAGTCTGAATGGGGAAAAGAG ATTGGATGGATATATGGTTCTGTGACGGAAGATATTTTGACCGGGTTTAAGATGCATGCTCGAGGGTGGATCTCGGTGTACTGTGTGCCTCCTCGACCAGCATTTAAGGGTTCTGCTCCCATCAATCTTTCTGATCGTCTTAACCAGGTTCTTAGGTGGGCACTGGGTTCCATTGAAATTCTACTGAGCAGGCATTGCCCTATATGGTATGGTTACAATGGCAAATTGAGGCCTTTGGAGAGACTGGCATACATTAATACCATCATCTATCCCATCACTTCTATCCCACTAATCGCGTACTGTATACTTCCAGCTATCTGCCTTCTCACCGACAAGTTTATTATTCCAGAG ATAAGCAACTTTGCTAGCATGTGGTTTATTCTTCTCTTCATGTCCATTGCTGCAACTGGTATACTTGAACTCAGGTGGAGCGGTGTAACTATCGAAGATTGGTGGAGAAACGAACAATTTTGGGTCATTGGTGGTACTTCTGCCCATCTATTTGCTGTTTTCCAAGGGCTTTTGAAAGTGCTTGCTGGGATTGATACCAACTTCACTGTTACTTCAAAGGCATCTGATGAAGACGGGGATTTTGCTGAGCTCTATATATTTAAATGGACAGCTCTGCTTATACCACCAACCACGGTGCTCATATTTAACCTAGTTGGTATAGTTGCTGGTGTTTCGTATGCCGTTAACAGTGGATATCAGTCCTGGGGTCCTCTTTTCGGCAAATTGTTCTTTGCATTTTGGGTCATTGTCCATTTATATCCCTTCCTGAAGGGTTTGTTGGGTCGGCAAAACCGTACTCCCACCATCGTCATTGTCTGGTCTATTCTCCTTGCTTCCATTTTCTCCCTGCTATGGGTTCGGATTGACCCATTTACATCTGATCCCACAAAAACTTCGACAAACGGCCAACAATGTGGCATTGATTGCTAA